A genomic stretch from Candidatus Bathyarchaeota archaeon includes:
- a CDS encoding VWA domain-containing protein, with the protein MEVEAERKVELGRIKEVFSNAKAEMLFPPVQFELDYKLRIPVKVSKGTLYVNPDFLEKSPDPYRFLLWLMRHTLCHMHYCPYDAKTAYYLQRVAYRVLRDRRLAYMAVAIFSDLQVDCIYLKNRYGETPYHLVEALKRREPLGFEKLIYAVYKEFFPDLQYKPSDEELDILGRLLAEIFRPPRSWVSKVRAVASILLRAKRQGRKKLLKEPYRSPIGFGFIPLIEDAYPDSIRRISQVLGTIEDRKEAKVFYEMWIKPRLDEKRLKKALRKLDDKRKTREPTEETSVEDSRPGKTVAGKGLRRIRLPTELSKLLKGSALKSDDILWRRLWYRSRAENIIIAYLASRGEVKPTWAIASYPEEWYVEDDIEALDLEASLDEGPLIPEVTTVKWHMRSVGKGLEVYTGFVPSVLVVLDSSYSMTGVFDKAATAAFIAYLSAKWAGGNTAVINFSTKHLVAGWDAEEELKEIVLSNRFGELTIMPTYSITELLKELREPCFIVIITDGGWQNFKQALKDLERLGGKGHKITVFYIRDWKYPDEVKMLVKSPYITLYPVEDPVRDLEGLVLSETMGIYEGKLRPLTSGTG; encoded by the coding sequence GTGGAGGTAGAAGCTGAACGTAAGGTCGAGCTTGGACGTATAAAGGAGGTGTTCTCCAACGCTAAGGCCGAGATGCTTTTCCCACCCGTTCAGTTTGAGCTGGATTATAAGCTACGGATACCTGTTAAGGTCTCGAAGGGTACGCTTTACGTTAACCCTGATTTTTTAGAGAAATCCCCAGACCCGTATAGGTTTCTTCTATGGCTTATGCGTCATACGCTATGTCATATGCACTACTGCCCCTACGACGCTAAAACGGCTTATTACCTCCAAAGGGTCGCGTATAGGGTTCTCCGTGACAGGCGTTTAGCATACATGGCCGTGGCGATCTTCTCAGACCTACAGGTCGACTGCATTTATCTGAAGAATAGATACGGCGAAACCCCTTACCACCTTGTAGAGGCTTTAAAGAGGCGGGAGCCTCTAGGCTTCGAGAAGCTCATCTACGCCGTCTATAAGGAGTTTTTCCCAGACCTACAATATAAGCCGAGCGATGAGGAGCTCGATATACTTGGGAGGCTTCTAGCCGAGATCTTCAGACCCCCGAGGTCTTGGGTGAGCAAGGTTAGAGCCGTTGCGTCTATACTTTTAAGAGCTAAGAGGCAGGGACGTAAAAAGTTGCTTAAGGAGCCGTATAGGAGTCCGATAGGCTTCGGCTTCATCCCGCTGATCGAAGACGCGTACCCCGATTCCATCAGGAGAATAAGTCAGGTCTTAGGGACGATCGAGGACCGTAAGGAGGCTAAGGTTTTCTACGAGATGTGGATAAAGCCTAGGTTGGATGAAAAACGCTTGAAAAAGGCCTTGAGAAAACTCGACGATAAGCGTAAGACTAGAGAGCCTACCGAGGAGACTAGCGTAGAAGACAGTAGACCCGGTAAAACGGTGGCCGGTAAGGGTCTGAGAAGGATTCGCTTACCCACCGAGTTGAGTAAGCTTCTGAAAGGCTCGGCTTTGAAAAGCGACGACATCTTGTGGAGAAGGCTATGGTATAGGTCTAGGGCTGAGAACATAATAATCGCCTACTTAGCCTCTCGCGGAGAAGTTAAGCCGACTTGGGCTATAGCGAGTTATCCAGAGGAGTGGTATGTCGAAGACGACATAGAGGCGTTGGACCTGGAGGCGAGTCTGGATGAGGGGCCGCTGATACCTGAAGTCACGACGGTTAAGTGGCATATGAGGTCTGTGGGGAAGGGGCTTGAAGTCTACACGGGTTTCGTACCCTCCGTCCTAGTGGTCTTAGACTCAAGTTATAGTATGACCGGAGTTTTCGATAAGGCGGCTACCGCGGCCTTCATAGCATATCTTAGTGCTAAATGGGCTGGTGGAAACACGGCTGTCATAAACTTCTCGACTAAACACCTCGTAGCCGGTTGGGATGCCGAAGAGGAGCTTAAGGAGATCGTTCTATCGAACCGTTTCGGGGAGCTTACGATAATGCCTACCTATTCGATAACCGAGCTTCTGAAAGAGCTTAGAGAGCCCTGCTTCATAGTTATCATAACGGATGGGGGTTGGCAGAATTTTAAACAAGCTCTCAAGGACCTAGAAAGACTTGGTGGTAAAGGACATAAGATAACGGTCTTCTACATAAGAGACTGGAAATATCCTGATGAGGTTAAGATGCTCGTGAAAAGCCCGTATATAACTTTGTACCCCGTAGAAGACCCGGTTAGAGACTTAGAAGGATTAGTTTTATCGGAAACCATGGGTATCTACGAGGGTAAGCTTAGACCACTAACCTCAGGCACCGGTTAA
- a CDS encoding AAA family ATPase, translated as MSLKSSIRKLRDEIKSRFVGNEEVIDIIILNQLHRRSATLIRAQRGVGKSTLMLLMLKGLTGDDFVIISGASEVKRGEVVGRLHIPSLEKEGIERVLWAAFVKAKGKGIDEVNRLNPYTTANIHHMMQFGEVWAYGQRIKVGDYVLMANENPADPTTFVHPPPFYDRFDICVYLSSLTLSDKFRLQSLLENYGEELVESMPQVLTFEELQEARREVEEVELDVEIVGTVNMLVRDFQACIRDREHSEVKPPILCEGCHFLKDVCSSIKDPPSERATIVLTQLAKAKLWLEGKLEQDDVFKLALWVFPHRMSLVKARNLLDDLRNILVREKVKMEERNARRQWLILSKLMNGFDKGLYTYAREVAVEDLVFAEELMKLEREWVKKGVLREEDTLGVFMKWR; from the coding sequence TTGAGCCTTAAGTCCTCTATCCGTAAGCTTAGAGATGAGATAAAGTCTAGGTTTGTAGGAAACGAAGAAGTCATAGACATAATAATCTTAAATCAGCTCCATAGGAGAAGTGCTACGCTTATAAGGGCTCAGAGAGGAGTGGGGAAATCCACGCTCATGCTTCTGATGCTTAAAGGGCTTACGGGAGACGACTTCGTGATCATATCCGGCGCCTCAGAGGTCAAACGGGGCGAAGTAGTGGGTAGGCTTCATATACCGTCTCTCGAAAAGGAGGGAATCGAACGGGTTCTATGGGCCGCATTCGTGAAGGCTAAGGGTAAGGGTATAGACGAGGTCAATAGGCTCAACCCATATACGACCGCTAACATACACCATATGATGCAGTTCGGTGAGGTCTGGGCATATGGGCAACGGATTAAGGTCGGAGACTATGTGCTCATGGCTAATGAGAACCCGGCCGACCCCACAACCTTCGTGCATCCACCTCCATTCTACGATAGGTTCGATATATGCGTATATCTAAGCTCGCTAACCTTGAGCGATAAGTTCAGGCTTCAATCTCTACTGGAGAATTATGGAGAGGAGCTTGTGGAGTCTATGCCTCAGGTTCTGACGTTCGAGGAGCTTCAGGAGGCTAGGAGGGAGGTCGAGGAGGTTGAGCTGGACGTCGAGATAGTGGGCACGGTGAACATGCTCGTGAGGGATTTCCAGGCCTGTATAAGAGATAGGGAGCATTCGGAGGTAAAGCCTCCGATACTCTGTGAAGGATGTCACTTTCTAAAAGACGTATGTAGTAGCATTAAAGACCCGCCTAGCGAGAGAGCTACCATAGTGTTGACACAGCTCGCTAAGGCTAAGCTATGGCTTGAGGGGAAGCTTGAGCAGGACGACGTTTTCAAGCTGGCGCTTTGGGTCTTTCCGCATAGGATGTCTCTGGTTAAGGCTAGAAACCTTCTAGACGACCTCAGAAACATACTCGTACGCGAGAAGGTTAAGATGGAGGAGAGAAACGCTAGGAGGCAGTGGCTTATATTGAGTAAGCTTATGAACGGCTTCGATAAGGGCCTATATACTTACGCTAGGGAGGTGGCGGTGGAGGACTTGGTTTTCGCCGAGGAGCTCATGAAGCTGGAGAGGGAGTGGGTTAAGAAGGGCGTCCTCAGGGAGGAGGATACCTTAGGGGTGTTCATGAAGTGGAGGTAG
- a CDS encoding sugar phosphate isomerase/epimerase — protein sequence MEKMFSVSTCRKNVLFTTPFPWPIGVVGFMAFPELTTGSKEEKEKALKILAGDPFFCVHELGPLDDETWAKAKEMFKGKTLVRSLQPDILGQKLDIGSTDRSERRKAVKYITGEIEKAAKLGLKTVAMCSGPDPGPAKRDEAVRNTLDSLRTICRTAAKLGLKVVLEVFDRDYDKRLLMGPTKEAVETLRTLRADYGNIGLLWDLSHAPMLNETPSVLEEVSDLLVHIHIGCAKKIDDGFLDSHPGFYTPGAVNGIDEVAELLETLYKIGYTGAVSFEVKPEPTQTSLEIVNTAKGVLVTAYYKAVESILSKV from the coding sequence TTGGAGAAGATGTTTTCAGTCTCGACGTGTCGTAAAAACGTACTTTTCACCACACCGTTTCCTTGGCCGATAGGTGTAGTCGGGTTCATGGCGTTTCCAGAACTCACGACGGGTAGCAAGGAGGAAAAAGAGAAGGCGTTAAAGATTCTCGCAGGGGACCCGTTCTTCTGCGTTCACGAGCTCGGTCCTCTCGACGACGAGACGTGGGCTAAGGCTAAGGAGATGTTTAAAGGTAAAACGCTCGTGAGAAGTCTGCAACCCGATATACTGGGCCAGAAGCTCGACATAGGTTCGACCGATAGGTCTGAGCGGCGTAAGGCCGTGAAATACATAACCGGTGAAATCGAGAAGGCGGCTAAACTTGGCTTAAAGACCGTCGCAATGTGTAGCGGTCCAGACCCAGGACCTGCAAAGCGCGATGAAGCCGTGAGGAACACGCTAGACTCGTTGAGAACTATATGTCGAACCGCTGCGAAGCTCGGTTTAAAGGTCGTCTTAGAGGTCTTCGACAGAGATTATGACAAACGACTTTTGATGGGGCCGACCAAGGAGGCGGTTGAGACGTTAAGAACCCTGAGAGCCGACTATGGGAACATCGGGCTTCTATGGGACCTAAGCCACGCTCCTATGCTTAACGAGACACCGTCCGTTCTAGAAGAGGTTAGCGACCTCTTGGTACACATTCACATCGGCTGTGCTAAGAAGATAGATGATGGATTCTTAGACAGCCATCCAGGTTTCTATACACCTGGAGCCGTTAACGGCATCGACGAAGTGGCTGAGCTTTTAGAGACGCTATACAAGATAGGGTATACCGGGGCTGTGAGCTTCGAGGTTAAGCCTGAGCCTACGCAGACGAGCCTCGAAATCGTGAATACCGCTAAAGGTGTCCTCGTAACCGCATACTATAAGGCCGTGGAATCCATCTTAAGCAAAGTGTAA
- a CDS encoding D-glycerate dehydrogenase: MGRPKVYVTRVIPPPGLDILKEHCEVELHTEEIPPSKEEIIEKVRDKDALLCLLTDKIDSEVMDAAPDLVVISTYSVGFDHIDIEEATRRGIYVTNTPGVLTDAVADFTWALLLSAARRVVEADRYVREGKWKVGWIPTLFLGAAVYGKTLGIVGLGRIGRAVAERAKGFNMKVLYYDIYRPPAEVEQKLGVEYRPLDELLKESDFVSLHVPLTKNTYHLIGERELRLMKKTAYLINTARGAVVDTYALAKALEEGWIAGAALDVHEKEPINMDHPILKLKNVVLAPHIASATIWTRSKMAEMAATNLIAVLKGEMPPNLVNKDVLKVRPLDQVKRI; this comes from the coding sequence GTGGGGAGACCTAAGGTGTATGTCACTAGAGTGATACCTCCTCCGGGGCTGGATATACTTAAAGAACACTGCGAAGTCGAACTTCACACCGAAGAGATACCTCCGTCTAAAGAGGAGATCATCGAAAAAGTCAGAGATAAAGACGCCCTCTTATGCCTGCTTACGGATAAGATAGACTCCGAGGTCATGGACGCGGCTCCCGACTTGGTCGTGATAAGCACCTACAGCGTAGGGTTCGACCATATCGACATCGAAGAGGCGACGAGAAGAGGCATATATGTAACCAATACCCCAGGCGTGTTAACCGACGCCGTGGCGGATTTCACGTGGGCGCTTCTACTATCCGCAGCCAGAAGAGTGGTCGAGGCAGATAGATACGTTAGAGAGGGTAAGTGGAAGGTGGGATGGATCCCGACCCTCTTTCTAGGAGCAGCCGTCTACGGTAAAACCCTCGGCATAGTGGGCTTGGGGCGCATAGGTAGAGCCGTAGCAGAGAGGGCTAAGGGGTTCAACATGAAGGTTCTATACTATGACATCTACCGTCCGCCTGCGGAGGTCGAGCAGAAACTCGGAGTCGAGTATAGGCCCTTAGATGAGCTTCTGAAGGAGTCGGATTTCGTGTCGCTACACGTCCCGCTTACGAAGAACACTTACCATTTGATAGGTGAGAGGGAGCTTAGACTCATGAAGAAGACAGCCTACCTGATAAACACTGCGAGGGGGGCGGTAGTGGATACTTATGCACTTGCTAAAGCCTTAGAAGAAGGATGGATAGCGGGGGCGGCTTTAGATGTACATGAGAAAGAGCCTATAAACATGGATCACCCGATCTTGAAGCTTAAGAACGTGGTTTTAGCTCCTCACATAGCCAGCGCTACGATATGGACTCGTTCCAAGATGGCGGAGATGGCTGCCACAAACCTCATAGCCGTATTGAAGGGAGAGATGCCTCCGAACCTTGTCAACAAGGACGTTCTTAAGGTAAGGCCTCTCGACCAGGTTAAGAGGATATAG
- a CDS encoding arcadin 1, which yields MEYSVSFKAVLTSKVLTQDPVEGECVKLDFAEYKPIPPPIITSSGGDSEIAREVAPIIQQVIKSMPFTRRGLVKTPRLTLWLTRREWDMLEPKPDIGDEVTIVVESGRVSIKTG from the coding sequence ATGGAGTACAGCGTATCTTTTAAAGCCGTTCTCACAAGCAAGGTTTTAACCCAAGACCCTGTAGAGGGGGAATGCGTTAAACTGGATTTTGCAGAGTATAAACCGATTCCTCCACCGATCATCACCAGCAGCGGTGGAGACTCTGAGATAGCTAGGGAAGTCGCACCTATAATCCAGCAAGTCATAAAGAGCATGCCGTTCACGAGAAGAGGACTTGTTAAAACCCCTAGGCTTACCCTCTGGCTGACGCGTAGGGAGTGGGATATGCTCGAGCCTAAGCCGGATATAGGTGATGAAGTTACGATAGTCGTCGAAAGCGGTAGGGTCTCGATCAAAACCGGGTAA